A window of Hyperolius riggenbachi isolate aHypRig1 chromosome 1, aHypRig1.pri, whole genome shotgun sequence contains these coding sequences:
- the LOC137509359 gene encoding uncharacterized protein gives MFPPHKQRHPHRQRQVTENTNMYVPKMIQLLVRSSSMDHAYPTYSQAQETSASEKEQVEIPPPLNFPPIEVCVEQNPTLESPSTSSNVFQNFPKEVFYVDSPTTTPSSSASIPKGNYYRDDNYVPNESELTADHIVSSGSQNTVVEAPQLSQAESVVHDRKFIVFESCLDTLLSKLHCPIEDCFEAIRKIEKKTRGTMLTVYTTCSGGHRQKLWQSQPIVKKFAAGNLVITSALVSSGSSFTKVAEMMDFAGITFLSANSFYKYQRRYIFPAIDHSWQLEKSRVKDLLSQKPLFLCGDGQCDSPGYSAKFCTYTFLDAASKLVLDFEVVQVSQTTSSSAMEKEGFKTCLDRIGQSFEVQVVGTDRHVGIRHLMSVEYTEIDHQFDMWHFLKPFKKQLIDAASKSKNKEQRPWIGMIVNHFYWSSRTSRGDANVFRDKLLSLLHHIVGEHEWKDGETLHRCEHGPLEVEGRVNKWLTTKMPAFEALSKLITSPKLDKDIPHLTLFSQTGILETFHSMVLKYRSKRIHYSMDSMEARTKLAVLAHNRNAGRLQAVVKYPKLTSQPQGTTRTRLEFPRSQKKWVVRKVFEKMDFGHVYPILTDTIRIVTGDLQSTWVSRKSSLPPNIARLEKPEKEVAVAAQLTRFPTRQ, from the coding sequence ATGTTTCCACCACACAAGCAACGACATCCACACAGACAGAGGCAAGTGACTGAGAATACAAACATGTATGTTCCAAAAATGATACAATTGTTGGTTAGGTCAAGTAGCATGGATCATGCATATCCCACATACAGTCAGGCACAGGAAACATCTGCATCAGAAAAGGAACAGGTTGAAATTCCACCACCTCTTAATTTCCCCCCCATAGAGGTTTGTGTGGAACAGAACCCCACACTAGAAAGTCCTTCCACCTCCTCAAATGTTTTCCAAAACTTTCCAAAAGAGGTCTTTTACGTGGATAGCCCAACTACCACTCCTTCATCCTCAGCGTCCATTCCAAAAGGGAACTACTATAGAGATGACAATTATGTTCCCAATGAGTCTGAGCTCACTGCAGACCATATTGTGTCCTCCGGTTCTCAGAACACGGTTGTAGAAGCCCCACAACTATCACAAGCTGAAAGCGTTGTGCATGACCGTAAATTTATTGTTTTTGAGTCCTGCCTTGACACATTGCTGTCAAAATTACATTGCCCCATAGAGGACTGTTTTGAGGCCattagaaaaattgaaaaaaaaacccgtGGCACAATGCTTACTGTGTATACCACGTGTTCTGGAGGACACAGGCAGAAACTTTGGCAAAGTCAGCCCATAGTCAAAAAATTTGCCGCAGGAAATTTGGTGATCACTTCTGCGCTTGTTTCCAGTGGGTCTAGCTTTACTAAAGTCGCAGAAATGATGGACTTTGCCGGTATTACATTTTTATCTGCCAACTCCTTTTACAAATACCAGCGGCGTTACATTTTCCCCGCCATTGACCACAGCTGGCAGTTGGAGAAATCTCGTGTTAAAGACCTCTTGTCTCAGAAGCCTCTTTTCCTGTGCGGTGACGGACAATGCGACAGTCCAGGCTATTCCGCCAAATTTTGTACATATACTTTTTTGGACGCCGCATCCAAACTTGTTCTGGATTTTGAGGTTGTGCAAGTTTCGCAGACAACCTCATCGTCTGCCATGGAAAAGGAAGGCTTCAAAACTTGCCTGGACAGAATTGGCCAATCATTTGAGGTGCAAGTTGTAGGCACTGACAGACATGTTGGCATTCGTCATTTGATGTCAGTGGAATACACTGAAATCGATCACCAGTTTGATATGTGGCATTTCCTCAAACCATTCAAGAAGCAATTGATCGATGCTGCatccaaaagtaaaaataaagaaCAGAGGCCATGGATAGGGATGATAGTCAACCACTTTTATTGGAGCAGCAGAACATCCCGAGGAGATGCCAATGTCTTCAGGGACAAATTGTTGTCCCTGTTGCATCACATTGTAGGTGAGCATGAGTGGAAGGATGGAGAGACATTACACCGCTGTGAGCATGGCCCGCTTGAGGTTGAAGGTAGGGTAAATAAGTGGCTTACCACAAAAATGCCTGCATTTGAAGCCTTGTCCAAATTAATAACAAGCCCAAAGCTGGACAAGGACATCCCTCACCTCACACTTTTTAGTCAGACCGGTATTCTTGAGACCTTTCATAGCATGGTATTGAAATACAGATCAAAAAGAATCCATTACTCCATGGATTCTATGGAAGCCAGAACAAAATTGGCAGTTCTGGCCCATAATCGTAATGCAGGCCGACTACAAGCTGTGGTCAAATATCCAAAATTGACATCTCAACCTCAAGGTACTACCCGTACTCGATTAGAATTCCCCCGTAGTCAGAAGAAATGGGTAGTACGTAAAGTTTTTGAAAAGATGGATTTCGGTCATGTTTATCCCATCTTGACTGATACCATTCGAATTGTTACCGGTGACCTTCAAAGCACATGGGTTTCCAGAAAGAGCTCACTACCGCCAAACATTGCTCGACTGGAGAAACCTGAAAAAGAAGTGGCCGTTGCTGCACAGCTCACTAGATTTCCAACCAGGCAGTAA